The Triticum aestivum cultivar Chinese Spring chromosome 3A, IWGSC CS RefSeq v2.1, whole genome shotgun sequence genome includes a region encoding these proteins:
- the LOC123057772 gene encoding uncharacterized protein encodes MKESEDGGRRRRCRRPQTHASDEAVGVTRSHPQLHASEEGAGVARRRSRSQIRATSEGAEVICRPGVFPAALASPIEDDDLLREILLRLPPQPSSLVRASAVCKQWRCAATDPKFLHRFRLHHQKPPLLGLFHRRKDDIVFTPIMDRPDRIPPERFDLHLLDMDSHTMWMVELLDCRHGRVLLMDTLWDEVIMCEPITGEQHRLAVPPEFVRNRFTGAVLCAAIDHDHVHGSCHSSPFNVVLISALGGNNQPIACVYSSDW; translated from the coding sequence ATGAAAGAGAGCGAggacggcggccgccgccgccgctgccgcaggcCCCAAACCCACGCGAGTGACGAGGCCGTCGGAGTGACCCGCAGCCATCCGCAGCTTCACGCGAGCGAGGAGGGAGCCGGAGTGGCTCGCCGCCGCTCCCGTTCCCAGATCCGCGCGACTAGCGAGGGTGCTGAAGTGATCTGCCGCCCCGGAGTCTTCCCGGCTGCGCTGGCCTCGCCGATTGAAGACGACGACCTCCTGAGGGAGATCCTCCTCCGTCTTCCGCCGCAGCCCTCCTCGCTCGTCCGGGCCTCCGCGGTCTGCAAGCAGTGGCGCTGCGCCGCCACCGACCCCAAGTTCCTCCACCGCTTCCGCCTCCACCACCAGAAGCCGCCCCTCCTCGGCCTCTTCCACCGCCGCAAGGATGATATCGTCTTCACCCCCATCATGGACCGTCCCGACCGAATCCCTCCAGAGCGTTTCGACCTGCATCTCCTGGACATGGACAGCCACACCATGTGGATGGTCGAACTGCTTGATTGCCGCCATGGCCGCGTCCTTCTCATGGACACTCTGTGGGACGAGGTCATCATGTGCGAACCTATCACCGGCGAGCAGCACCGCTTGGCCGTTCCGCCAGAGTTCGTAAGGAATCGCTTCACCGGGGCTGTGCTCTGTGCTGCCATCGACCATGACCACGTGCACGGAAGCTGCCACTCGAGCCCATTCAACGTGGTGCTGATCTCCGCTCTCGGAGGGAATAATCAACCTATCGCCTGTGTTTACTCCTCAGACTGGTGA